From the genome of Planctomycetia bacterium:
TCTCCTCAACGCCAGTGCCGCCGAACTTGGGGGCCTTGGGCGTCGTCATCGGCGCTCCGGCCGGAGCGGTCAATAACGCCGGTCTGGTCGCGCAAGCCGCGGCCCCGGGGGCCGGCTCGAATGCCGATTGGTTCGACGCCGTTTACGATCAAATCCTCGGACGCGATCCGTCCTCCTTCGAAGCGAATCGCAACGCCGCCGAGTTGAGCACCGGCCAGGCCTCGCATCGCGATATCGCCGAAGACTTGCTGGAAAGCCGCGAGCGCAAGGCCGACGTCATCGCCGACCTCTACGACGAATACCTCGGCCGCGCCCCGGACGCCGCGGGCCTGGAATTCTGGCTCGGCATTTGGGACCGCTTCAACGGCCCCGAACACGTGCAGTCCGGCATCATCGGCTCGCCGGAGTACTATCAAACGGCCGGCGGCACCGATCAAGCCTGGGTCGGCGCCATGTACCAGAACATCCTCGGTCGCACGGCCGGACAGAGCGAAGTCGACTACCACGTCAACCGACTGCACCAGGCCGGCGTCAATCTCCAGACCGTCGTCCTCGGCTTCGTCTACAGCGACGAATACCGTTCGGACATGATCTCCGATTGGTACTTCGACTACCTCACCCGCACCCCGGAACAAGGCGGCGTCCAGTACTGGCTCAACCAGATGAAGAACGGCCAATCGCAAGAATCAATCCAGGCCGGCCTCCTCGGTAGCCAAGAGTACCGCAACCTGCACTAGGAAACACCAACCTTGTTGTGGCACGGTCTCCCGACCGTGCCACCGGTCCGACCGCAGGTCTCAAGTTCCCGGGCATTACGACGGCCCGGGGCAAGTCTGTGAAATCGAGCCGCAACGGCAAAAACAAAACGAGGCCCGCCATTCATGGCGGGCCTCGCTTTTTGTATTCCTTCATCGAGCACGGCGCTATTTGCGATAGCCGAGCGATTGCACCACGTGCAGCATCTCTTCGAAGTTGATGAAGCGGCGGCGGTGCCGCAACTTGTAATCGTCGATGGCTTGGGCCAACTCCGCGGCGTCCGGTGTCAAATCGTCGCGGCTATCGGAGAACTGGCGCCGCTCGGCGCCCCGATATCCGGCGGCCACATCGTGGCTACGGCGATCAAACGACTGGCTGCTTTCCGCACTGATGGACGGCTGGTCGAGAACCGTGGTCATACTGCCTGCTCCTGCTAGGTTACAAAACTGACCCTACGCGGCGCGGCGCCCGATTGCTTCGCGACCGTCCCGGGTCAGCAGCCGCCGTACCGTCTGCGCGGACCGCCAATCAACCCTACCCCTCGAATTGCCGAGGGGCAAATCGGCCCGCGAAACACGCGAAAAACAGGTCGGGCGAAAATGCCGAACTGATTCGCCGCATAGACGTTGCGCAAAAGTTCGCCGACCGCAACACGTAACAGCGCCCCCAGCACCCCAATTTCGGCCTTCGATTGCCTTAAAGCCGCCTTTTCGCGTGTTTCGCGTGTTTCGCGGGCCACTCGGCAATCTTTGCGCAGCCTTCCCAGCATGACACTTTGTCCTATTCGCGATCGCCGATCTAAGTTAAGATCGCCGGCCGCGAACGACGAATAATCGTGATACACGGCAGAATCGCTACCGTCGCTACGAGGGGACGCGCAACACTCTCCGAGGCGACCGCGGACGGCTCCCAAGCGGGCCGGATCGCGCGGAACCGGCCAGGCTCAAGGCATCATGACACCAATTCGCAAGGCGGCGATCGCGGGCACCGGTTCCTACCTGCCCGAGCGCATCCTCTCGAACGCCGAGTTGGAGCGGATGGTCGATACGACCGACGCCTGGATCATGGAGCGGACCGGCATCCGCGAACGCCGCATCGCCGGGCCGGAAGAATCCACCAGCACGATGGCCATCATCGCCGCGCGCCGGGCCTGCGAAGACGCGGGCATGAGCCCGGCCGAAATCGAACTGATCATCGTCGCCACGATCACGCCCGACTACGTCTTCCCCGCCACAGCCTGCCTGGTGCAACACGCGATCGGCGCGAAACGCGCCGGCGGGTTCGACCTGGAAGCGGCCTGCAGCGGGTTCGTCTACGGCGTGAATGTTGCCGCCGGATTAATTGCGTCGGGCATGTACAAGAACATCCTGGTGATCGGCGCTGAAACGCTCTCCCGCCTGGTGAACTATCAGGATCGAGCCACCTGCATCCTCTTCGGCGACGGCGCGGGCGCCGCAGTGCTGACCGCGCGCGAGAACGGCGCCGGAGTGCTGCATACCTCAATGCGCTCCGAGGGCGAAGAAACGCAATCCATGCTCATCCCCGCTGGCGGCTCGCGCCAGCCAGCCAGCGCGGATACGGTCGCTCGTCAGCTGCACACGTTGCACATGGACGGCAAACGCGTGTTCAAGTTCGCGACGAAGATCTTCGTCGAACTGGTCGAGGAAGCTCTCACAGCCTGCGGTCTGCAGCGCGAAGACGTAGCGCTCGTCATCCCGCACCAAGTAAACCAGCGCATCATCGAAGCGGCCGTCCGGAAGCTTGAAATGCCGCTGGAAAAATTCTTCGTCAACCTCGATCATTACGGTAACACCTCCGCCGCCAGCGTACCCATCGCCCTCGACGAAGCCCGCCGCGCCGGCCTCATCCACGCCGGCGATCACATCATCACCATCGCCTTCGGCGGCGGCCTCACCTGGGCCTCATCGGTCATCCGGCTCTAATTCGCTCAATTGCGGCTGGAAATGCCACGCCGAGTGTGGCGTTTTCCGCCAAAGGCAATTAGATTGGCCTCCAGCCTCGCTTTCCTCGCCGACCACGCCGAGCCTTGTCTTATGTCGCGCTATTTCCGCTGCGTTACTCAGTGCCTCTGCGCGATCGTCTTCGTTCTTAGTAACGCGCCCGCAAGCGCCGCGCCGATTCAGCGCATCACCATCGACGGGCAATTCGGTGATTGGGCGAAAGTGCCGTCCTATACCGACGCCGCTGGCGATACGCACGACACGGATCACGATGGCCTCAATGATACGCCCGAAAGCGTATTCCATCCGGACGTCGACTTGCTGGAATTCAAATTCACCCACGACGAGGAAAATCTTTACGCCTACTTTCGTTCCGCCAGCGTCGTCGGCCGCACGCAAGTCGGGCAGGGCAATCAACGCGC
Proteins encoded in this window:
- a CDS encoding DUF4214 domain-containing protein, encoding TANDVFSNIVLPANFAGVNNNFGERGLINPPKSLLLSSTPVPPNLGALGVVIGAPAGAVNNAGLVAQAAAPGAGSNADWFDAVYDQILGRDPSSFEANRNAAELSTGQASHRDIAEDLLESRERKADVIADLYDEYLGRAPDAAGLEFWLGIWDRFNGPEHVQSGIIGSPEYYQTAGGTDQAWVGAMYQNILGRTAGQSEVDYHVNRLHQAGVNLQTVVLGFVYSDEYRSDMISDWYFDYLTRTPEQGGVQYWLNQMKNGQSQESIQAGLLGSQEYRNLH
- a CDS encoding beta-ketoacyl-ACP synthase III; the encoded protein is MTPIRKAAIAGTGSYLPERILSNAELERMVDTTDAWIMERTGIRERRIAGPEESTSTMAIIAARRACEDAGMSPAEIELIIVATITPDYVFPATACLVQHAIGAKRAGGFDLEAACSGFVYGVNVAAGLIASGMYKNILVIGAETLSRLVNYQDRATCILFGDGAGAAVLTARENGAGVLHTSMRSEGEETQSMLIPAGGSRQPASADTVARQLHTLHMDGKRVFKFATKIFVELVEEALTACGLQREDVALVIPHQVNQRIIEAAVRKLEMPLEKFFVNLDHYGNTSAASVPIALDEARRAGLIHAGDHIITIAFGGGLTWASSVIRL